The following are encoded together in the Candidatus Bandiella woodruffii genome:
- the coaD gene encoding pantetheine-phosphate adenylyltransferase: MTSKQIAIYPGTFDPITLGHLDVIKRSSLIFGKLIIAVAANPSKTPLFSVEERKGMIKEELFYHGLKNVEVKLFDGLLVEFVKKEGAVIIVRGLRAVTDFEYEFQMSFINRTLDPSVETIFLPATEGVHFISSSFVKEITRLKGDTKNLVPQRVQEKLIAKFSHANK; encoded by the coding sequence ATGACTTCTAAACAGATAGCTATATATCCAGGAACTTTCGACCCAATTACGCTGGGGCACCTTGATGTTATAAAACGCTCTTCCTTGATATTTGGCAAATTAATAATAGCGGTTGCTGCAAATCCATCTAAAACTCCATTATTCTCTGTTGAAGAAAGGAAGGGGATGATAAAAGAAGAACTCTTTTATCACGGATTGAAAAACGTTGAAGTAAAATTATTTGACGGATTGCTTGTTGAATTTGTAAAAAAAGAAGGTGCTGTTATAATAGTGCGTGGTTTAAGAGCTGTAACAGATTTTGAGTATGAGTTCCAGATGTCATTCATTAACAGAACTCTTGACCCCAGCGTTGAAACAATCTTCTTACCAGCAACAGAAGGTGTGCATTTCATATCATCAAGTTTTGTGAAAGAAATCACCAGGCTGAAAGGTGATACCAAAAATCTGGTGCCACAAAGGGTGCAAGAAAAACTTATTGCCAAATTTAGCCATGCAAATAAATAA
- a CDS encoding SH3 domain-containing protein — protein sequence MPNLAMQINKTTIFLICCIFTLIAISCNAAELGQVTGLPINRYVSLKSDEIKLRVGPGQKYQTSYIYQCKNCPVKIIAEFDNWRKIQDKDGTQGWVHQSLLSGVNYAIIKDNKLAANSILKKEITNNHSLIFKAPNEGSSPIAKVEFDTIVKVRKCENEWCRVDAGNYTGWIQKINLWGVE from the coding sequence TTGCCAAATTTAGCCATGCAAATAAATAAAACAACGATATTTTTAATATGTTGCATTTTCACACTTATTGCCATTAGCTGTAATGCAGCAGAACTAGGGCAAGTTACAGGCTTGCCAATCAATAGGTATGTTAGCCTTAAATCTGATGAAATAAAACTGAGGGTTGGCCCTGGCCAAAAATATCAAACCTCGTATATATATCAATGTAAAAACTGCCCAGTAAAAATCATAGCAGAGTTTGATAATTGGAGAAAAATTCAAGATAAAGACGGTACGCAGGGGTGGGTTCATCAAAGTCTGTTGAGTGGTGTGAATTACGCAATTATCAAGGATAATAAATTGGCTGCAAACTCAATTTTGAAAAAGGAAATAACAAACAATCACTCACTCATATTTAAAGCTCCGAATGAAGGCTCTAGCCCTATTGCAAAAGTTGAGTTTGATACGATAGTAAAAGTGCGTAAATGCGAAAACGAATGGTGCAGGGTTGATGCGGGGAATTACACTGGTTGGATCCAAAAAATAAACTTATGGGGCGTTGAATGA
- the rpiB gene encoding ribose 5-phosphate isomerase B → MKKKNKIGIASDHAGYELKRELLCYLEETVVDYGTYNDEPVDYPDLAAELVKDIELGQINYGILICGSGIGMSICANRNKFARAALCYSMEAAKLAREHNDANILVLGARFTPFEDSKNILDIFLNTKFDGGRHLRRIKKYSASNL, encoded by the coding sequence ATGAAGAAGAAAAATAAGATAGGAATTGCAAGTGATCATGCCGGATATGAATTAAAGCGAGAACTTCTCTGTTATCTTGAAGAAACAGTTGTTGACTATGGAACATATAACGACGAACCCGTTGATTACCCTGACCTTGCGGCTGAATTAGTTAAAGATATTGAACTTGGGCAAATAAATTACGGCATACTAATTTGTGGTTCTGGAATTGGAATGTCCATATGTGCTAACAGGAATAAGTTTGCAAGAGCAGCTTTATGCTATAGCATGGAAGCAGCAAAACTTGCAAGAGAGCATAATGATGCCAATATATTGGTGCTAGGAGCTAGATTTACACCATTTGAGGATTCAAAAAATATCTTAGACATATTCTTAAATACAAAATTCGATGGTGGCAGGCATCTAAGAAGAATAAAAAAGTATAGTGCTTCGAATTTGTAG
- a CDS encoding lysophospholipid acyltransferase family protein, whose protein sequence is MSILGISWSYVVIRALRFICNIKVEILSAENLPKSPFIIACKHQSVIETAFFLQYLKFPVYVIKKELLSIPFYGWFLQHMGMIPIDRNGGMLALKQLLRACEKSLGENRSVIIFPEGTRVKPFDSVEYQAGIAALHNKFPNTPIIPVAVNSGVFWPKGSWWKYPGTVVLKVLPSVNTKTNKDELLKYLKTTIDCHSDDLCRS, encoded by the coding sequence ATGTCTATATTAGGCATTTCATGGTCTTATGTGGTGATAAGGGCCTTGAGGTTTATCTGCAATATCAAAGTGGAAATTTTAAGCGCAGAGAACCTACCTAAATCCCCATTCATAATAGCATGCAAGCATCAATCAGTGATAGAAACGGCATTTTTCTTACAATATCTGAAGTTTCCCGTATATGTAATCAAAAAAGAGCTGCTTAGCATACCATTTTATGGATGGTTTCTACAGCACATGGGAATGATCCCGATTGACAGAAATGGCGGTATGTTAGCATTGAAACAGTTGTTGAGGGCTTGCGAGAAAAGTTTAGGAGAAAATCGAAGTGTTATAATTTTTCCAGAAGGAACAAGAGTTAAACCATTTGATTCTGTAGAGTATCAAGCAGGGATTGCAGCACTGCACAATAAGTTTCCCAATACCCCTATTATTCCAGTTGCTGTTAATTCTGGTGTTTTTTGGCCTAAAGGGTCGTGGTGGAAGTATCCAGGAACTGTAGTTTTGAAGGTGCTTCCTTCAGTTAACACTAAAACAAATAAGGACGAATTGTTAAAATATTTAAAAACCACCATAGACTGTCATAGTGATGATCTATGTAGAAGTTAA
- the ileS gene encoding isoleucine--tRNA ligase — MAINLDADDFNAIEKQVLKKWHDDETFEQSLRGEGEFVFYDGPPFANGLPHYGHLLTGFIKDLFARYQTMKGKKVDRRFGWDCHGLPAEMYSEKELGISGKVAIEKYGIDRFNQHCKESVLKYTNEWQEYVNRQARWVDFKDDYKTMDKPYMESVIWAFSELYKAGLIYQSMRVMPYSWACETPVSDFETRMDNAYREKHSKAVTLGFKLKNGDSIIAGYGSVVLAVWTTTPWTLPSNLAIAVGREIDYVAVEKEGKVAIIAENLLPKYAKELGSSVIKKFKGAELIGLSYIPPFEFFKDHPKAFTILAGDFVTTDDGTGIVHIAPGFGEDDQILCEKYGIELVCPVDAAGKFTYPVEDYVGKQVFETNDDIIIRLKNLNLWIKTEQYIHNYPHCWRTDTPLIYKAVSSWYVKVTAIKDKMIENNKQINWIPEHIKAGLFGKWLENARDWSISRNRFWGCPIPIWQSDDPKYPHIEVYGSVTEIEESFGVRVDDLHRPFIDDLTKPNPKDPTGQSKLRRVPEVLDCWFESGSMPYAQMHYPFENKEWFENHFPADFIVEYLAQTRGWFYTMTVLSTALFDRPPFLNCICHGVILGDGGQKLSKRLKNYPDPKEVFEKYGADAMRWFMMSSPVMKGQELVMDKDANGIREAVKTVIKPLWNAFNFFSIYSKADKVAVRFDLTSTNVLDKYIIGKLANVTDTIQASLDKYDTVSATKAVEEFLEVLNNWYIRRSRERFWRHQKDQDKLFAYNTLYSVLHVFTRSVAPLLPLITEAIFSNLDQTSKSVHLELYPDTSSIPYEETLINNMEKVRDACNTALRIRNERHIRVRQPLAKVTFIGVADANFSAELKQLVLDEINVKSWVNLGKEEIAQYADYRLKISFPMLAKRLPQKVKDIVAANKEGNWRFVGNSVEIAGCLLNADEFELLLEAKGEYKHNISALSTNDALVLVDLEVTRELELEGIARDIVRAIQQTRKEMDLNITDKIYLEMSSDDKIVKESISKWHEYIKEQTLAIELKDKIDSSQESKVFNLDGGAIRLHIKV, encoded by the coding sequence ATGGCAATAAACTTAGATGCAGATGACTTCAATGCTATAGAAAAACAAGTTTTGAAAAAATGGCATGATGATGAAACCTTCGAACAAAGTTTGAGGGGAGAAGGAGAGTTTGTTTTTTATGACGGACCTCCATTTGCTAATGGCTTACCTCATTATGGACATCTTCTTACTGGCTTCATCAAAGATTTATTCGCCAGGTATCAAACGATGAAAGGTAAAAAAGTAGATAGAAGATTTGGTTGGGATTGTCATGGACTGCCTGCGGAGATGTACTCTGAGAAGGAACTTGGGATATCAGGCAAAGTTGCGATTGAAAAGTATGGTATAGATAGATTTAATCAACATTGTAAGGAGTCTGTTTTAAAATACACTAATGAATGGCAAGAATACGTTAATAGACAAGCTCGTTGGGTTGATTTTAAGGATGACTATAAAACCATGGATAAGCCATACATGGAAAGTGTGATTTGGGCTTTTAGTGAACTCTATAAAGCTGGATTAATCTACCAATCTATGAGAGTGATGCCATATTCATGGGCCTGTGAAACTCCAGTCTCGGATTTTGAAACAAGAATGGACAATGCGTATAGAGAAAAGCATAGTAAAGCAGTTACACTTGGTTTTAAGTTAAAGAATGGAGACAGCATAATAGCAGGCTATGGTTCTGTGGTGCTTGCAGTTTGGACGACAACTCCTTGGACGTTGCCATCAAATCTTGCGATTGCTGTTGGTAGGGAAATTGATTATGTTGCAGTGGAAAAGGAAGGGAAGGTTGCTATAATAGCTGAAAATTTGCTGCCAAAATATGCTAAAGAGCTAGGCTCTTCTGTCATAAAAAAATTCAAAGGAGCTGAACTTATAGGCTTAAGTTATATACCACCTTTTGAGTTTTTTAAAGATCATCCAAAAGCATTTACGATCCTAGCAGGCGACTTTGTAACAACTGATGACGGAACCGGAATTGTGCATATAGCACCAGGATTTGGGGAAGACGATCAGATTCTTTGTGAAAAATATGGGATAGAGTTGGTTTGTCCAGTGGATGCTGCTGGTAAATTTACTTATCCGGTTGAAGATTATGTTGGCAAACAAGTCTTTGAAACAAATGACGACATTATAATCCGTTTAAAAAACCTGAACCTTTGGATAAAAACAGAACAGTATATCCATAATTATCCACATTGTTGGCGTACTGACACACCACTTATATATAAGGCTGTTTCCTCTTGGTATGTGAAAGTGACGGCAATAAAAGACAAAATGATCGAAAATAACAAACAGATCAATTGGATACCTGAACATATTAAAGCTGGACTGTTCGGTAAGTGGCTGGAAAATGCAAGAGATTGGTCAATTTCAAGGAACAGGTTTTGGGGATGTCCGATCCCAATTTGGCAAAGTGATGATCCAAAATATCCTCATATCGAAGTTTACGGCTCCGTAACAGAAATAGAAGAATCATTTGGGGTAAGGGTGGATGACCTACACCGTCCGTTCATCGATGATTTAACTAAGCCAAACCCAAAAGACCCAACAGGCCAATCAAAATTAAGGAGAGTGCCAGAGGTATTAGATTGTTGGTTTGAAAGCGGTTCTATGCCATATGCGCAGATGCATTATCCATTTGAAAATAAAGAATGGTTTGAAAATCACTTTCCTGCTGATTTTATAGTTGAATACTTGGCGCAAACAAGAGGTTGGTTTTATACCATGACGGTTCTTTCGACCGCTTTGTTTGATAGACCACCATTTTTGAATTGTATTTGTCACGGTGTTATTCTTGGGGACGGAGGGCAAAAGCTTTCAAAACGCTTAAAGAATTACCCCGACCCCAAAGAGGTATTTGAAAAATATGGAGCGGATGCAATGCGTTGGTTCATGATGTCATCACCTGTGATGAAAGGTCAGGAGCTTGTGATGGACAAGGACGCAAATGGTATCAGAGAAGCAGTCAAAACTGTTATAAAACCGCTTTGGAATGCATTTAACTTTTTTTCAATTTATTCAAAAGCGGATAAAGTCGCAGTGCGTTTCGATTTAACATCAACGAATGTGCTCGATAAGTATATCATCGGAAAGTTGGCAAATGTTACGGATACAATCCAAGCTTCTTTGGATAAATATGACACTGTTTCTGCGACAAAAGCTGTTGAGGAGTTTCTTGAGGTTTTAAACAATTGGTACATCAGGCGTTCAAGAGAGAGATTTTGGCGCCATCAAAAAGATCAAGATAAACTCTTTGCATACAACACGTTATATTCTGTTCTGCACGTATTTACACGTAGTGTAGCACCGTTACTACCGTTAATCACAGAAGCGATCTTCTCAAATCTTGACCAAACTTCTAAAAGTGTTCATCTGGAATTATATCCAGACACGTCCTCTATCCCATATGAAGAAACTTTGATAAATAATATGGAAAAAGTGCGTGATGCATGCAATACCGCACTCAGAATTAGAAATGAGCGACACATACGCGTTAGGCAACCACTTGCAAAAGTTACTTTTATCGGGGTTGCTGATGCGAATTTCTCTGCCGAGTTAAAGCAGCTTGTGCTTGATGAAATCAATGTAAAGAGTTGGGTTAATCTTGGCAAAGAAGAAATAGCTCAATATGCAGATTATAGATTGAAGATAAGCTTTCCAATGTTGGCAAAGAGGCTGCCACAAAAAGTTAAAGATATAGTAGCAGCCAACAAAGAAGGTAATTGGAGATTTGTCGGTAATAGTGTTGAGATTGCTGGCTGTTTGTTGAATGCAGATGAGTTTGAATTGCTATTAGAAGCTAAGGGCGAATATAAACATAATATATCCGCTCTCTCAACAAACGATGCTTTAGTACTGGTTGATTTAGAAGTAACTAGGGAGCTTGAGCTGGAAGGAATAGCGCGCGATATAGTAAGAGCTATCCAGCAAACAAGAAAAGAGATGGACTTGAATATCACGGACAAGATATATCTTGAGATGTCTTCGGATGACAAAATAGTAAAAGAATCAATCAGTAAATGGCACGAATACATAAAAGAGCAAACGTTAGCCATAGAATTGAAAGATAAAATTGATTCATCACAAGAAAGCAAGGTATTCAATCTTGATGGTGGCGCAATTAGGTTGCATATAAAAGTATAG
- a CDS encoding IS5 family transposase (programmed frameshift), with protein sequence MDLGLHRHDITDNMWDLIKDHLPGREGTWGGLAHNNRRFINAVFWILRTGSPWRDLPSEYGGWKNTHKRFCRWRDKRIWEALLEIFVKEPDMEWLMIDASHSKVHPHASGAKGGNQDMSRTKGGFNTKIHLALDSHGMPLKVIITKGSEADCKQAVNLIEEMKAEYLLADRGYDVNYIIDHAQELGMRVVIPPKKNRITQRKYDKDLYKIRHIVENTFLHLKRWRGIATRYAKNSASFLAAIQIRCLSLWLKIS encoded by the exons ATGGATTTAGGGCTACATAGGCATGATATAACAGATAATATGTGGGATTTGATAAAGGATCATTTACCAGGAAGGGAAGGTACGTGGGGAGGTTTGGCACATAATAACAGAAGATTCATTAACGCAGTATTTTGGATATTAAGAACAGGTTCTCCCTGGAGAGATTTGCCTTCAGAATATGGAGGATGGAAAAATACACATAAAAGATTTTGCAGATGGAGAGACAAAAGGATATGGGAGGCTTTATTGGAGATATTTGTGAAAGAACCTGATATGGAATGGTTAATGATAGACGCAAGTCATAGTAAAGTGCATCCACATGCTTCAGGTGCAAAAGGCGGCAATCAAGATATGAGTCGTACAAAAGGGGGCT TCAATACAAAGATTCACCTTGCCTTGGATTCACATGGTATGCCACTCAAAGTTATTATCACAAAAGGCTCAGAAGCTGATTGCAAGCAGGCTGTTAATCTTATTGAAGAGATGAAAGCTGAGTACTTACTAGCCGACAGAGGGTACGATGTTAATTACATAATTGACCATGCCCAAGAATTGGGCATGAGAGTTGTTATTCCTCCTAAAAAGAACAGAATCACCCAGAGAAAATACGATAAAGATTTATACAAAATAAGGCATATTGTAGAAAACACCTTTCTTCATCTTAAAAGATGGAGGGGAATTGCAACCAGATATGCTAAAAATTCAGCTTCTTTTCTTGCCGCAATTCAGATTAGATGCTTATCTCTTTGGCTTAAAATCTCATGA